One segment of Theobroma cacao cultivar B97-61/B2 chromosome 9, Criollo_cocoa_genome_V2, whole genome shotgun sequence DNA contains the following:
- the LOC18587829 gene encoding early nodulin-like protein 1, whose amino-acid sequence MAASRGLLLSAVLLVSVFLTLTEAGEHLVGGKANAWKIPSSESDSLNKWAGASRFQIGDSLVWSYDPSKDSVLQVSKKDYETCNTSSPIAAHKDGNTKVKLERSGAYYFISGAEGHCQKGQKLIVVVMSARSQFMGVSPAPSPMEFEGPAVAPTSSCVSLKSGLVVMLGVLTALSLF is encoded by the exons ATGGCCGCAAGCAGAGGTTTGTTGTTGTCTGCAGTGCTGCTTGTTTCTGTCTTCTTAACCTTAACAGAAGCAGGGGAACACTTAGTTGGAGGCAAAGCCAACGCTTGGAAAATCCCTTCATCTGAATCCGACTCTCTTAACAAATGGGCTGGAGCTTCTCGTTTCCAGATTGGAGACTCTTTAG TTTGGAGTTATGATCCCAGCAAGGACTCGGTGCTCCAGGTGAGTAAAAAAGACTATGAAACATGCAACACATCTAGCCCTATAGCTGCACACAAGGATGGCAACACTAAGGTGAAGCTTGAGAGGTCTGGGGCATACTATTTTATCAGTGGAGCTGAGGGACACTGCCAAAAGGGACAGAAACTGATCGTCGTGGTTATGTCTGCAAGAAGCCAGTTCATGGGAGTCTCACCGGCACCTTCTCCGATGGAGTTTGAGGGCCCTGCGGTGGCTCCAACGAGCAGTTGCGTTAGCTTGAAAAGTGGCTTGGTGGTTATGTTGGGGGTTCTAACGGCGCTGTCTCTGTTTTGA